From Montipora foliosa isolate CH-2021 chromosome 6, ASM3666993v2, whole genome shotgun sequence, a single genomic window includes:
- the LOC138005917 gene encoding complexin-like: MNSIAKAAVSSKFSSVSKSLGFDDKDSVEGEGPSAKELRKFEEENAVARAKLQEQHAKRHAEREKKREEIRAKYGLGNGNQSRNTRNTNKIEKEDTSAKKMKNSAGEEKQCNIM, encoded by the coding sequence ATGAACTCCATAGCTAAAGCTGCCGTATCAAGCAAGTTCTCGTCTGTTAGCAAAAGCTTGGGTTTCGACGACAAAGACAGTGTGGAAGGCGAAGGACCATCAGCTAAAGAGCTACGCAAATTCGAGGAGGAAAATGCTGTAGCGAGAGCTAAGTTACAGGAACAGCATGCAAAACGACACGCAGAGAGAGAAAAGAAACGGGAAGAAATTAGGGCAAAGTACGGACTGGGAAATGGCAATCAAAGTAGAAACACAAGAAACACCAATAAAATCGAGAAGGAAGACACGAGtgcgaagaaaatgaaaaatagtgCGGGAGAAGAAAAACAGTGTAATATAATGTAA
- the LOC138008179 gene encoding microfibril-associated glycoprotein 4-like isoform X2, whose product MAKEMKTLLIVVAICQIVGKTKSQQCPAFESEVSIFGWMLQGHVYQTMVANIGLYCLSACLKDDRCQSFNYVISLHICEFSDRTKEARPEDFIPNADRYYFRKYMNRAPLGSISELAAESCKEIKMSEGRPPNGKYWMSSIIPGIPVLAFCDMKTEAVCHVNAICNNTFGSYRCSCKPGYAGDGKTCRVTRNCAELYKYGKRISGVYTIDPDGSGTFDVFCDQTTAGGGWTVFQKRLDGSVDFYRGWEDYKQGFGNLNGEFWLGLDKIHRLTKLVNNTLRVDLEDTKGNTAYAAYDMFAVTNETAKYQLSLGTYSGTAGDSLSRQRGALFSTKDSDNDSWNRSCALHFKGAWWYEACHDSNLNGFYHHGSHSSFAVGVNWKAWKEYYYSVKKAEMKIRPIGC is encoded by the exons ATGgcaaaggaaatgaaaacgCTCCTGATTGTTGTTGCTATTTGTCAAATTGTCGGTAAAACAAAATCTCAACAATGTCCTGCATTTGAATCGGAGGTGTCCATCTTCGGATGGATGTTGCAAGGACACGTCTATCAAACAATGGTGGCCAATATCGGACTTTATTGCCTTTCGGCCTGCCTCAAAGATGATCGTTGTCAAAGCTTCAACTACGTGATCTCTCTCCATATCTGCGAATTCAGTGATCGCACCAAGGAAGCCAGACCTGAGGATTTTATTCCTAATGCAGACAGATATTATTTCAGAAAATACATGAACAGAG CTCCACTAGGCTCCATCTCTGAACTAGCAGCCGAATCCTGCAAGGAAATTAAGATGAGTGAAGGAAGACCGCCCAACGGCAAATACTGGATGTCTTCAATAATACCAGGGATTCCAGTTCTTGCATTTTGCGATATGAAAACAGAAG CTGTATGTCATGTAAATGCCATATGCAACAACACTTTTGGTTCCTACCGTTGCTCTTGCAAGCCCGGATACGCTGGGGACGGAAAAACTTGCAGAG TCACGAGGAACTGTGCTGAGTTGTACAAATATGGAAAAAGGATCAGTGGTGTTTACACGATCGACCCTGATGGTTCAGGGACCTTTGATGTGTTTTGTGACCAGACAACAGCCGGTGGGGGGTGGACAGTGTTCCAAAAGAGATTGGACGGATCGGTTGATTTTTACCGAGGCTGGGAGGACTACAAACAAGGCTTTGGTAACCTGAATGGCGAGTTTTGGCTGGGACTGGACAAGATCCATCGTCTGACCAAACTGGTGAATAATACTCTTCGAGTTGATTTGGAAGACACAAAAGGCAATACTGCGTATGCTGCCTATGACATGTTTGCAGTGACCAACGAGACGGCCAAATACCAGTTGAGCCTTGGAACTTACTCGG GAACTGCTGGTGATTCGTTATCTCGACAGCGTGGTGCTCTCTTTTCTACCAAGGACAGCGATAATGATTCTTGGAATAGAAGCTGTGCGCTGCATTTTAAAGGTGCTTGGTGGTATGAGGCTTGCCACGACTCAAATCTCAACGGTTTTTATCACCATGGCAGTCACTCTTCATTTGCAGTTGGTGTCAACTGGAAAGCCTGGAAAGAATACTACTATTCCGTTAAAAAAGCTGAAATGAAGATCAGACCAATTGGTTGTTAA
- the LOC138008179 gene encoding microfibril-associated glycoprotein 4-like isoform X1, translating to MAKEMKTLLIVVAICQIVGKTKSQQCPAFESEVSIFGWMLQGHVYQTMVANIGLYCLSACLKDDRCQSFNYVISLHICEFSDRTKEARPEDFIPNADRYYFRKYMNRAPLGSISELAAESCKEIKMSEGRPPNGKYWMSSIIPGIPVLAFCDMKTEDFDECTASLAVCHVNAICNNTFGSYRCSCKPGYAGDGKTCRVTRNCAELYKYGKRISGVYTIDPDGSGTFDVFCDQTTAGGGWTVFQKRLDGSVDFYRGWEDYKQGFGNLNGEFWLGLDKIHRLTKLVNNTLRVDLEDTKGNTAYAAYDMFAVTNETAKYQLSLGTYSGTAGDSLSRQRGALFSTKDSDNDSWNRSCALHFKGAWWYEACHDSNLNGFYHHGSHSSFAVGVNWKAWKEYYYSVKKAEMKIRPIGC from the exons ATGgcaaaggaaatgaaaacgCTCCTGATTGTTGTTGCTATTTGTCAAATTGTCGGTAAAACAAAATCTCAACAATGTCCTGCATTTGAATCGGAGGTGTCCATCTTCGGATGGATGTTGCAAGGACACGTCTATCAAACAATGGTGGCCAATATCGGACTTTATTGCCTTTCGGCCTGCCTCAAAGATGATCGTTGTCAAAGCTTCAACTACGTGATCTCTCTCCATATCTGCGAATTCAGTGATCGCACCAAGGAAGCCAGACCTGAGGATTTTATTCCTAATGCAGACAGATATTATTTCAGAAAATACATGAACAGAG CTCCACTAGGCTCCATCTCTGAACTAGCAGCCGAATCCTGCAAGGAAATTAAGATGAGTGAAGGAAGACCGCCCAACGGCAAATACTGGATGTCTTCAATAATACCAGGGATTCCAGTTCTTGCATTTTGCGATATGAAAACAGAAG ATTTTGATGAATGCACTGCTTCCTTAGCTGTATGTCATGTAAATGCCATATGCAACAACACTTTTGGTTCCTACCGTTGCTCTTGCAAGCCCGGATACGCTGGGGACGGAAAAACTTGCAGAG TCACGAGGAACTGTGCTGAGTTGTACAAATATGGAAAAAGGATCAGTGGTGTTTACACGATCGACCCTGATGGTTCAGGGACCTTTGATGTGTTTTGTGACCAGACAACAGCCGGTGGGGGGTGGACAGTGTTCCAAAAGAGATTGGACGGATCGGTTGATTTTTACCGAGGCTGGGAGGACTACAAACAAGGCTTTGGTAACCTGAATGGCGAGTTTTGGCTGGGACTGGACAAGATCCATCGTCTGACCAAACTGGTGAATAATACTCTTCGAGTTGATTTGGAAGACACAAAAGGCAATACTGCGTATGCTGCCTATGACATGTTTGCAGTGACCAACGAGACGGCCAAATACCAGTTGAGCCTTGGAACTTACTCGG GAACTGCTGGTGATTCGTTATCTCGACAGCGTGGTGCTCTCTTTTCTACCAAGGACAGCGATAATGATTCTTGGAATAGAAGCTGTGCGCTGCATTTTAAAGGTGCTTGGTGGTATGAGGCTTGCCACGACTCAAATCTCAACGGTTTTTATCACCATGGCAGTCACTCTTCATTTGCAGTTGGTGTCAACTGGAAAGCCTGGAAAGAATACTACTATTCCGTTAAAAAAGCTGAAATGAAGATCAGACCAATTGGTTGTTAA